The Caballeronia sp. Lep1P3 genome segment TCGATGACGACGACAGTGTGCGCCGTGCATTGCGGCGTCTTCTGGAATCAGTGGGTTTCTGCGTTCAGGCGTTCGCCTCTGCGCAAGCGTTTCTCAATCATCAGCGAGCGCTTGCAACGCCCGCTTGCCTGGTACTCGATGTGCAAATGCCCGGCGTTAATGGCCTCGAATTGCAGCGCGCCATGCAGGGAACGAGCGAAACCTTGCCGATCATCTTTATGACGGGCCACGGCGACATCGCGATGACCGTCAGCGCGATGAAGGCGGGCGCGACTGACTTCCTCGCCAAGCCGATTAGCGATATGGCCTTGCTCGATGCCATTGGCGCGGCGCTGGAACGTTCCGCAAATGCGCTCGCGCGCCAAATGGAACTCGATTCCATCCAGCGACGCATCGGGCGTCTTACACCGCGCGAGCGCGAAGTGTTCGCGCTCGTCGCGGATGGATTGCCGAATAAGCAGGTCGCGTGCGAACTGGGCACCGTTGAAAAAACAGTGAAGGTGCATCGCGCGCGCGTCATGGAAAAGATGGAAGCCCATTCCCTTGCGGAACTGGTGCGCATGTCGGACAAGGCGGGGATTTCTGCGAGCAGTGCTCGGCGCTTGTCAGGGTCATCGGTGACTTGAGGTGCGCCGACATCAATGCTTATAAGAGACCTTAGCATCGAGCTAATTAAGCAGTGCGTTCTTAACGCCTTCAATGCATGAAGCGCTGCATTCCACTCGGCATCCTCAAGGCAAGTTTGTCCGATGCATGCTAGATGTCGTGCGAAAAATTGCTGCCCGAGGGCTTTACATTCCGTAATGCCGCGCCTTTAATCGACAAGCGGACGCACACGTCCGTTACCGCAATCCGCTTCATTGTCTATCGCGCCGCACACTTGCGGACCGAAGCGGAATCCTTGCGCTTTAGCGTTCCAGATGGCAGGGTCGGGCACGTCGCAGCGCGTCTTCATGCAGCGAGGTTCTAAATGGTCAACATCCCGGTCGAGGCACTCGATACCCTCAAGACGTCCGTGCGCGGAAAAGTAATCGCGCCCGCCGATTCCGATTACGACGATGCGCGCAAAGTGTGGAACGCCACCATCGACAGGCATCCGGCACTCATCGTGCGTTGCGCAGGCACGGCCGATGTCATCGCGGCCTTGGCGTTCTCGCGCCAGAATGGCCTGCTGTTGTCGATACGCGGCGGCGCCCACAATATCGCAGGCAGCGCAGTAAGCGACGATGCTTTGATGATCGATCTGTCCGCGATGAAATCCGTGCGCGTCGACCCCCAGGCCAAGCGCGCGTATGTCGAGCCGGGCGCGCTGCTATCGGACTTCGACCACGAAGCGCAAGCGTTCGGTCTTGCGACACCTCTCGGCATCAATTCGACCACCGGCGTCGCGGGCCTGACGCTAGGCGGTGGCTTTGGGTGGATCAGTCGCAAGTTTGGCGTGACGGTTGACAACCTCGTCGCTGCCGATATCGTCACGGCCGATGGCCAATGGCGGCGCGTGAGCGCAGAGTCGGAGCCGGAGTTGTTCTGGGCGTTGCGCGGGGGCGGCGGAAACTTCGGCGTGGTGACGCTATTCGAATTCCGGCTCCACGAAGTCGGGCCGCAAGTTTATGGCGGGCTGGTCGTGTATCCGCTGGAACAGGCCGACACGGTGTTGCCGCAGTATCGCGAGCTGGTCGCGTCAGGCTCGGAAGACTTGACCGTGTGGGCTGTCATGCGCCTTGCGCCGCCCTTGCCATTCCTGCCGCCCGAAGTGCATGGCAAGCCTGTCATCGCGCTGGCGTGTTGCTATATCGGTCCAGTCGAGGATGGTGCGCGGGCGCTCGAAGCGGTGCGTGGCTTCGGCATGCCATACGGTGAGCATCTCGGCGCCATGCCCTTTACTGCGTGGCAAAAGGCATTCGATCCGCTGCTTACGCCCGGCGCGCGAAACTATTGGAAGTCGCATAACTTCGCCGCGCTCACCGACGATACGTTCGCCATCCTGACGAATGCGGTGCGTGATCTTCCTTCGCCTCATTGTGAGATTTTTATTGGCGCAATGGGCGGGCAGACGAACCGTGTTTCCCCCGATGCAACGGCATACGCGAACCGGGACTCGGCCTTCACGATAAACATCCATGGCCGATGGACCGAAGCGTCGGACGACGACAGATGCACGCAATGGGCCCGCGATATGTTCGCCGCGTTGACGCCGCATGCACTCGGCAGCGTATATGTGAACTTCCTCACGGGCGATGAAGGGGATCGGGTCAAAGCCGCCTATGGACCGAACTATGAGCGGCTTGCGCAAGCTAAGCGGCGCTACGACCCGGACAACGTTTTCCGCAGCAATCAGAACATCCAGCCTGCGTGAAGTGGCGTGCACGGTTAATAACGTTCGATGTGACGGCGCGCGCGTTGCGCGTCGTTGCCTGGATCGTCGTGGACCAGTGCGCGGATGTCGCTGCTCAGGTAGACATCGAGGACACTAAGAAATGGCGCTTCAACGGCGAGACGCAAGCGATCGAAGCGATGATTCAGGCGGCTCTGCTCAAGAAACGTCGCGATCTCTTTAGCGAAAATGTCGCGTGAATTGACGCTATGTACTGCGCTGTTTCGAATGTCTTGCACCTGCTGAAGATCCAGCTTGAGGCCTCGCGTCTCGAAGACGCGCGCACGGTGTTCGTCGGCGGCCAGAACCCACGTAATGGCGGTCATGATGCTCCTCCCGTTCGCCAACGTGCGAACGATACTCGCGCCATTGTGCGCCTAAAGCCGCCGCGCGGCAGCCTCGAGTGCTAACGCAATGCAGCAACGCGCGAAACCGCTAGCCGAGCATCGAGCCGGTTTTCGCATAAAGCGCGTGCAGTGCGAACGCCTGATCGAGACGATGCGGCGTGTGCCCGCCAAGCGCGGATGCCTCGCGGAAATAATCGCGCAAGACATCGCGATAACTCGGATGCGCGCAACGCTCGATGATCGCCGACGCACGCTCACGCGGGGCTAGGCCCGTCAGATTCGCCAGGCCGCGCTCGGTGACGATCACGTCCACATCGTGCTCGTTGTGATCGCAATGCGAAACCATTGGGACGATGCTGGAAATACGGCCATCTTTCGCGACGGACTTAGTGGCAAAGACCGCGTAAGCCGCGTTGCGCGCGAAGTCGCCTGAGCCGCCTATGCCGTTCATCATGTGCGTTCCACCGACATGCGTGGAATTGACGTTGCCATAGATATCCGCTTCGAGCGCGGTATTGATGGCAATAAGACCGAGACGACGAATGACCTCAGGATGATTGCTCAGTTCTTGCGGACGCAGAACGAGGCGCTCCCGGTAGCGGTCGATGTCTCGAAGTACCTGCTCGTGGCGCTTCGCGGAAAGCGTCATCGACGCGCCGGACGCGAATTCGAGCTTGCCTGCATCGAATAAGTCGAACGCGGAGTCTTGGAGCACCTCGGAATATAGAGTGAGTGCATCAAAGGGCGATGCCGCGAAACCGGAGAGCACCGCGTTGGCAATGGTGCCGATGCCCGCTTGCAATGGCGGCAATCGCTTAGGCATGCGCCCGCGCGAGACTTCGTGCTGAAAGAATTCGACGAGATGGCCGGCAATCAGCGCAGTGTCCTGATCGGCGGGTAGTACGTTCGAAGAACTGTCCGGCTGATCCGTAACGACGATAGCAGCGATCTTGTCGGGCGCGATGTCGATGCAGGTTGCGCCGATGCGGTCACGCGCGTGGATGATGGGCAGTGGCCCGCGTGCGGGTCGCGGTTTAGGCGACCAGATGTCGTGCAGGCCTTCCAGCGCGAGCGGTTGCGCAAGATTGATTTCGACGATGACTTTTTCGGCGAGCGTCGCGAATGTCGCCGAATTTCCAACAGAAGTTGTTGGCACGATGCCGCCGGATTCCGTAATCGCCACGGCTTCGATGATCGCGATGTCGAGCTTGCCCAGGCGATTGTCGCGCAATAGCTCGACCGTTTCCGAGAGATGTTGATCGACGAACATGACTTCGCCGCGATTGATCGCGCGGCGCAATGTGGCATCGACCTGAAAAGGCAGACGGCGTTCGAGCGCGCCGGACTGCGTGAGAATGCCATCGGTGTCGTTGCCGAGCGATGCGCCTGTCATCAGCGTGATTCTGAGCGGTTCGCTCTCGTCGCGCGCGCGGCGTGCGATCTCGAGTGGCACGGCCTTGACATCGCCCGCGCGCGTAAAGCCGCTCGCGCCTACGCGCATGCCGTTGCGCACGAGTTGAGCGGCGTCGGCCGCAGTAGTGATTCTGGCGCGCAAGTCGGCACGACGAATGCGATCTTCGAACATCGACATCTCCATGAAACGGATAACTCATGCCTCGTCCTTTGTCTCGTCGTGCCTTTTTCGCATTGGCGCGCAGAGAGACGCGCGCGCGGTGAAGAGGCTTCCTTCGCACGGCGCTTCATTCGGACGAGTCGATGCTGACGGAGACTGGCGGGCAAGGCCGCGATTATAGGTATCGAATGGCGTTTTCATGGGTGCATCCATGAAAGGCCATCTCGCGTAATGCAATTCCTTTGCGCTTTGTCTAATTCGGCGCGCCCTAACGAAGCCGACGCGCCGCAAAACAGCACTCTGATTCGTTCAACTACCGCCAGCGTACAAGCTGCAATAGCTCGTCGGACCCACGCATTCCTGCAACTGGCGCGACGCCTGGTTCGATTGCTGCATGGCGCTGCCGTCGTCGGCGGATGGGGAGGTTTGAGCAATGGCGAGCGATGCACTCGCCGCCAGGATCGCGGCAACCACGAACTTAAGGGGTTTCATGAACTTCTCCTCGTATGACGTGCGCCGTGAACGGGCCGCACAGGACAACTATAGGATGCGTGATCGAGGGAATACATCGTCGTGCGAGGAAGGGACATTTCCTTGCGAACGAAAGATCGTTTTAGCGATGCTTGTCGAAAGGCGCATCCGGATCGGCGAGCGCGCTGCGGATGAAATGCAGCCATGCACGCATGCGCTGAACGTCGTGCCTTTGCGTATCTGAAAGCGTCTCGCATGCGAGCAGTGCCTCGACTGCAAAAAGCGATGCCACAGCCGCGGTAATCGCGCGGCGCAGTGCGGCGCTATCGGGCACGCGAAAAAGCATGGGGATGTCGTGCAGCATGCGTGCGAGCGCCGATGACCACGCATTGCGCACGGATGCAGGAACGCTATCGAGCCTTAGCGCCGCGTTCAAGATGCGCAGATCGATCATCGCCTGACCTATTTCGAGCGTGACCAGCATCCATTGAAGTGCGCGGCGATGTTCACGCGAGCGCCGCGTAAGCAAGCCTGACAATTGCGACATGAGATCGTGAGTGCCCGAGTGAAAGCGCTCGCTAAGATTCGGCAGTCGGCCTTCGCACGCAAGCGCCGCCTGTGCGCGCAAAGCGGCAAGGGTCTTGCCGACAAGCCAAGGCATATGAGGCGGCAAAATGATTGCGCACGCGATTGCGGTGACTGACATCGATACGACGATCGCAATGCCATTGTTAAACAGCATGGCCGGGTCGTAGGCAATGACGTTGTCCGGCGCCGCAAGCAGGCAAAAGAATACGCAGAAACCTGTACCGTATCCCGCGGTGGCCGGGCGCATCGCAAGGAAAGCGCCTGCCGCGAGCGGCGGTGCGAGGACCGCGCACAAGAGCGGAAAGCCGTCGATGGCGGGATAGACCCGGCACAGATACAGATAGCCGACGAGAACCGCGCCCGCAGCACCTACGGCCATATGCGCGACGTAGCGTGCGGGCCGCGCCGATGCCGAAGACAGCGCGCAAGCGAGTATCGCGCCTATGACCGCCAGGCCGCCGCTCGGCCAAGCCGTGCTTATCCAGAACCACGCGACTGCTCCGATAACGCATGCCGTGCGCGCGAACGTCGCAGCGCTGACGAAGCGATCCGTCGTCGCCGCGTAGCGCGTGGGCACCGGCGCGTCGGACTGGCCGCTGCCGATGGCGTCGCGCAGGTTCATCATGCGAGCGATGTCGCTCGTCAAGCGCTCGAGCAACTCTGCGGACGTGACCGTGTCGATGTGCGATGCGTCGTCAAGGCGCTTTCGCAGTGAAGCCTCGAAGCGCGCGAGTGCTTGCGCGTTCAATCGAGGCGAAGCAAGCAGTTGCGCGAGATCGCTTAGGCTCGAGGCGAATGCGGGATGTTCTGCGCTTGCGCGCAAACGCTTGATCGACTGGTCGAGTGCGTGAAGACGCGCACATGCGTCCATGAAAGCGTTGTTGAGGCGCGCGAGCAACACTCGCTGCCGGCGCAAAGCAGGGTTTTCGTAAGCCGCGAAGCGGCGTGTCGCTTCGAAGCCGACTATCTCCTCGACCAAGTCGGTATAACGGTGCTCGCGCATTCTGCGACGCAGGCCGCCGCGTAACACCTCCGCGGCGAATGCGTTGAAGCGCGCCTCGCGTTGCGCAAGCGTCGTGGCAAGCGATGCGCTTGCATGACGCGGAAAGACGAGGGCGCTCACGGCGCTCGAGCACACGATGCCGAGCATCACTTCCGCGCCTCGCGTAAGCGTCGCGAGCAGCAATTGATCGGGCGCGCTTGCGACGGGTACGCCGATCAGCGCAGCCGTATAGCCCGCGAGCACGCATCCATACCAGCGGAATTGGCGATAGCGCACGGCAAGCGCTGCGCAGGCCGCGACCCAGATCGTCAGGCCTAGTACATAGAGTTCGGGCTGCTGCACGAACACCGCGCCGAGCACGAGCGCCGCCAACATGCCGAGCGTGGTGCCTGCAAAGCGGTACACGCTTTTGGAAAGCACCATGCCGGAAAAAGGCTGCATCAGCACGAAGGTAGTCGTCATTGCAATGCGCGGCTGCGTCAGCTCGAAACGCATGGCAAGCCCCATCGCGATGAATGCGGCAAAGAGTGTCTTCAGCAGATGCAGCGAGAGTGTGCCATCGGTTGCGAGCCAGTCGCGCCAGCCGCCGACAAGTTCTTTCGCGCAATAGACGCTTGCGCGCGGCCGATCCGTGAACGACATGCTGTTGCCCGATGCCCGTCTTCGTGAAGGGCCGATTGTAGGCAGCGCGGCATTACGAATTAAGGAGAGAATCAGGGAACATTCTTTCCAGATTCAATAACAATGCCTTCGGCTATTCAGCGGACAATAGTGTTTCCTCGTGATTGTGACGGTTTGATGGACACCCTACAGAACATGCGGGTATTTGCCCGCGTGATCGAAGCCGGAAGCTTTACGGCTGCGGCTCAATCGATGAATTCAACGACAGGCGCCATGTCGCGCGCCGTTTCAGAACTCGAAGCCCATTTGCGCACGCGCCTCATGAATCGCTCGACACGGCGCCTTGCACTGACGTCGGCGGGCGAGCGCTATCTCAAGCGCGTGCTGCAGATTCTCGCGGATATCGACGGCGCGGAGGAAGAAGCAAGCTGCGCGCACGAACATCCATCGGGCACCTTACGCATGTTCAGCTTTGCGAGCGTGGGGCAGCACTATATTCTTCCGGCCATCGCGCAATATCGCGCGCTGCATCCCGAGGTCAAGGTCGAATTGACGCTCTCGCAGCGCATGCCCGATCTCTTCGAAGGCAGCAGCGACGTCGCGGTGGTTTCGGCGAGCGCGTTGTCGGATTCGGAAGTCATATCGCATCGGCTCGGCACGACGTTCAGCATTCTGTGCGCCTCGCCTGATTACCTCCGCGCGCGC includes the following:
- a CDS encoding FUSC family protein translates to MSFTDRPRASVYCAKELVGGWRDWLATDGTLSLHLLKTLFAAFIAMGLAMRFELTQPRIAMTTTFVLMQPFSGMVLSKSVYRFAGTTLGMLAALVLGAVFVQQPELYVLGLTIWVAACAALAVRYRQFRWYGCVLAGYTAALIGVPVASAPDQLLLATLTRGAEVMLGIVCSSAVSALVFPRHASASLATTLAQREARFNAFAAEVLRGGLRRRMREHRYTDLVEEIVGFEATRRFAAYENPALRRQRVLLARLNNAFMDACARLHALDQSIKRLRASAEHPAFASSLSDLAQLLASPRLNAQALARFEASLRKRLDDASHIDTVTSAELLERLTSDIARMMNLRDAIGSGQSDAPVPTRYAATTDRFVSAATFARTACVIGAVAWFWISTAWPSGGLAVIGAILACALSSASARPARYVAHMAVGAAGAVLVGYLYLCRVYPAIDGFPLLCAVLAPPLAAGAFLAMRPATAGYGTGFCVFFCLLAAPDNVIAYDPAMLFNNGIAIVVSMSVTAIACAIILPPHMPWLVGKTLAALRAQAALACEGRLPNLSERFHSGTHDLMSQLSGLLTRRSREHRRALQWMLVTLEIGQAMIDLRILNAALRLDSVPASVRNAWSSALARMLHDIPMLFRVPDSAALRRAITAAVASLFAVEALLACETLSDTQRHDVQRMRAWLHFIRSALADPDAPFDKHR
- a CDS encoding succinate CoA transferase, with the translated sequence MFEDRIRRADLRARITTAADAAQLVRNGMRVGASGFTRAGDVKAVPLEIARRARDESEPLRITLMTGASLGNDTDGILTQSGALERRLPFQVDATLRRAINRGEVMFVDQHLSETVELLRDNRLGKLDIAIIEAVAITESGGIVPTTSVGNSATFATLAEKVIVEINLAQPLALEGLHDIWSPKPRPARGPLPIIHARDRIGATCIDIAPDKIAAIVVTDQPDSSSNVLPADQDTALIAGHLVEFFQHEVSRGRMPKRLPPLQAGIGTIANAVLSGFAASPFDALTLYSEVLQDSAFDLFDAGKLEFASGASMTLSAKRHEQVLRDIDRYRERLVLRPQELSNHPEVIRRLGLIAINTALEADIYGNVNSTHVGGTHMMNGIGGSGDFARNAAYAVFATKSVAKDGRISSIVPMVSHCDHNEHDVDVIVTERGLANLTGLAPRERASAIIERCAHPSYRDVLRDYFREASALGGHTPHRLDQAFALHALYAKTGSMLG
- a CDS encoding response regulator transcription factor, with product MIERVFIVDDDDSVRRALRRLLESVGFCVQAFASAQAFLNHQRALATPACLVLDVQMPGVNGLELQRAMQGTSETLPIIFMTGHGDIAMTVSAMKAGATDFLAKPISDMALLDAIGAALERSANALARQMELDSIQRRIGRLTPREREVFALVADGLPNKQVACELGTVEKTVKVHRARVMEKMEAHSLAELVRMSDKAGISASSARRLSGSSVT
- a CDS encoding LysR family transcriptional regulator; amino-acid sequence: MDTLQNMRVFARVIEAGSFTAAAQSMNSTTGAMSRAVSELEAHLRTRLMNRSTRRLALTSAGERYLKRVLQILADIDGAEEEASCAHEHPSGTLRMFSFASVGQHYILPAIAQYRALHPEVKVELTLSQRMPDLFEGSSDVAVVSASALSDSEVISHRLGTTFSILCASPDYLRARGAPAQPADLANHDCLTLQTPAFPAREWTLEGPQGSETLQISGPVQVNIAESLAVAIREGMGIGMLPLYAAIEGLCNGSLVRVLPQHTLQRTNLYALYASRKFVDAKTRTWVEFLRTHLPQVIARDEALLAELGQDSLPVPRNARASA
- a CDS encoding FAD-binding oxidoreductase, with product MVNIPVEALDTLKTSVRGKVIAPADSDYDDARKVWNATIDRHPALIVRCAGTADVIAALAFSRQNGLLLSIRGGAHNIAGSAVSDDALMIDLSAMKSVRVDPQAKRAYVEPGALLSDFDHEAQAFGLATPLGINSTTGVAGLTLGGGFGWISRKFGVTVDNLVAADIVTADGQWRRVSAESEPELFWALRGGGGNFGVVTLFEFRLHEVGPQVYGGLVVYPLEQADTVLPQYRELVASGSEDLTVWAVMRLAPPLPFLPPEVHGKPVIALACCYIGPVEDGARALEAVRGFGMPYGEHLGAMPFTAWQKAFDPLLTPGARNYWKSHNFAALTDDTFAILTNAVRDLPSPHCEIFIGAMGGQTNRVSPDATAYANRDSAFTINIHGRWTEASDDDRCTQWARDMFAALTPHALGSVYVNFLTGDEGDRVKAAYGPNYERLAQAKRRYDPDNVFRSNQNIQPA
- a CDS encoding host attachment protein, translated to MTAITWVLAADEHRARVFETRGLKLDLQQVQDIRNSAVHSVNSRDIFAKEIATFLEQSRLNHRFDRLRLAVEAPFLSVLDVYLSSDIRALVHDDPGNDAQRARRHIERY